A single genomic interval of Deltaproteobacteria bacterium harbors:
- a CDS encoding DNA polymerase IV, with protein MNRHIIHLYIPAFPIAVERVREPRLRDRPVVVAPLRRDRGLVLCASPEARREGVFKGMRLRRALEYCPGLVVLPPNPALVETAYGALTRMAACYTPLWEPYRAGHVYLDVTGTDRLWGRAKDTAWRLRKEVKDRLSLPGVAGVSGNKMVSSIASRVMGREGVMDVDHGKESSFMAPLKVDVLPGIGHVRKRLLLEELNITLVREIAALDMGTLGLLFGRSAYVIHQRSLGIDPTPVYPPARKPRVSEETTLPEDENDDGRLLGVLYGMVERCSRRLRTRALLPRRAGLRLRYTDGEEVLREIFLPRKSGWDSELYPPLERLFFKLCRRRVRVRFLQVWFRDLSPRNTQLSLFPEMDPAPEKEKNLTRALDRIREKYGDLAVRYGRTAG; from the coding sequence TTGAATCGCCATATCATACACCTTTACATCCCGGCCTTTCCTATTGCGGTGGAGCGGGTCCGGGAGCCCAGGTTGCGGGATCGCCCAGTGGTCGTGGCCCCGCTCCGTCGTGACCGGGGTCTGGTCCTGTGCGCTTCCCCCGAGGCCCGCAGAGAGGGCGTATTCAAGGGGATGCGCCTCAGGAGGGCCCTTGAATACTGCCCGGGACTGGTCGTACTGCCGCCCAATCCCGCCCTTGTCGAAACCGCCTACGGGGCCCTGACGAGGATGGCGGCCTGCTACACCCCCCTTTGGGAACCCTACCGGGCCGGCCATGTCTACCTGGACGTGACCGGCACAGATCGCCTCTGGGGGCGCGCCAAGGACACGGCCTGGCGGTTGCGTAAGGAAGTCAAGGACCGGCTGTCCCTTCCGGGGGTTGCGGGCGTATCGGGGAACAAGATGGTCTCCAGCATCGCCTCCCGGGTGATGGGGAGGGAAGGGGTCATGGACGTGGACCACGGAAAGGAGTCCTCCTTCATGGCTCCCCTGAAGGTGGATGTGCTCCCCGGCATCGGGCATGTGCGAAAACGGCTTCTCCTGGAGGAACTCAACATCACCCTGGTAAGGGAAATCGCCGCCCTGGACATGGGGACCCTGGGGCTCCTTTTCGGCCGATCAGCCTACGTGATCCATCAGAGATCCCTCGGTATCGACCCCACCCCGGTTTATCCTCCGGCTCGAAAACCCAGGGTGAGCGAGGAGACGACCCTCCCCGAGGATGAAAACGACGACGGGAGGCTGCTGGGAGTCCTGTACGGGATGGTGGAACGGTGTTCCCGGCGCCTCCGGACCCGCGCTCTTCTCCCCCGAAGGGCAGGGCTCCGGCTCCGGTACACGGACGGGGAAGAGGTCCTCAGGGAGATCTTTTTACCCCGGAAAAGCGGGTGGGATTCCGAGCTCTATCCTCCCCTGGAGAGGCTCTTTTTCAAACTCTGCCGACGCCGGGTGCGGGTCCGCTTCCTGCAGGTGTGGTTCCGGGACCTCTCCCCCCGTAATACACAGCTCTCCCTCTTTCCGGAGATGGATCCTGCTCCGGAGAAGGAGAAAAACCTCACCCGGGCCCTGGATCGGATCAGGGAGAAGTACGGGGACTTGGCCGTTCGGTACGGAAGAACGGCAGGATAG
- the lexA gene encoding transcriptional repressor LexA: MKLTEKQRAFLAYISRYMDQWGQAPSFDEICTHFGFASYNTVTTYLRILERKGYIRLPEKKNRKRAIEVISPVETRRFEFPLLGRVAGGKPIEAVETVDVIEVPSSMIGRGDHFVLQVKGNSMKEDGILDGDYIVVRKQPTAENGETVVALINNEATVKRYYKRKDHVELRPAHEGMEPIIVREGDFRIEGKVVGVMRYYNLN, from the coding sequence ATGAAACTGACGGAAAAACAGCGGGCCTTTTTGGCCTACATTTCCCGGTACATGGATCAATGGGGGCAGGCGCCCAGCTTCGATGAGATATGTACCCACTTTGGATTCGCCTCCTACAACACGGTCACCACCTATCTACGCATTCTGGAGCGGAAGGGGTATATTCGGCTTCCCGAAAAGAAGAACCGGAAACGGGCCATCGAGGTCATCAGCCCGGTGGAGACCCGTCGCTTCGAATTTCCCCTCCTGGGAAGGGTGGCCGGTGGGAAGCCCATCGAGGCCGTGGAGACCGTGGACGTGATCGAGGTCCCTTCCTCCATGATCGGCCGGGGCGATCACTTTGTTCTCCAGGTCAAGGGGAATTCCATGAAGGAGGACGGGATACTCGACGGAGATTATATCGTAGTCCGGAAGCAGCCCACGGCCGAGAACGGGGAGACCGTAGTGGCCCTCATCAACAACGAGGCCACGGTGAAGAGGTATTACAAAAGAAAGGACCACGTGGAACTCCGGCCCGCCCACGAGGGGATGGAGCCTATCATCGTCAGGGAAGGGGATTTCCGGATCGAGGGGAAGGTGGTGGGGGTGATGAGATATTACAACCTAAACTGA